In Burkholderiales bacterium, a single genomic region encodes these proteins:
- a CDS encoding XRE family transcriptional regulator, whose amino-acid sequence MKIDTGVRHVTAPDANLFLELGFSPREARRLHSASRRQIEDARRLKEQLMDELSAWIADHGLRQVDAAAILMISRPRVSDVVNRKTAKFTIDALVEMLSRIGKRVRLAVG is encoded by the coding sequence ATGAAGATTGATACCGGGGTTCGCCATGTCACCGCGCCGGATGCGAATCTGTTCCTCGAGCTCGGCTTCTCGCCGCGGGAGGCCAGGCGCCTTCATTCCGCCTCGCGCCGGCAGATCGAGGATGCGCGCCGGCTGAAGGAGCAGCTGATGGACGAGCTTTCGGCCTGGATCGCCGATCATGGGCTCCGTCAAGTCGATGCGGCGGCGATCCTGATGATCTCCCGACCGCGGGTATCCGACGTCGTGAATCGGAAGACCGCCAAGTTCACGATCGACGCGCTCGTCGAGATGCTGAGCCGCATCGGCAAGCGGGTGAGGCTCGCAGTCGGTTGA
- a CDS encoding type II toxin-antitoxin system RelE/ParE family toxin — translation MRDEKEIRWIGSSYVDLLAFPDDARRNAGFQLGKVQAGLEPDDWKPFEEIGPGTREIRIREVEGAFRVLFVARFEEAVYVLHCFRKTSQRTSWRDKTIAATRYRAVVGMRKVPPR, via the coding sequence GTGCGCGACGAGAAGGAAATCCGCTGGATCGGATCCTCGTACGTCGATCTGCTCGCGTTTCCGGACGACGCCCGCCGGAACGCGGGCTTTCAGCTCGGGAAGGTACAGGCCGGACTCGAGCCCGATGACTGGAAGCCGTTCGAGGAAATCGGACCCGGAACGCGCGAGATTCGCATCCGCGAGGTGGAAGGCGCATTTCGCGTCCTCTTCGTCGCCAGGTTCGAGGAAGCCGTGTACGTCCTGCATTGCTTCCGGAAGACCTCGCAGCGGACCAGTTGGCGCGACAAGACGATCGCCGCGACGCGATACCGCGCCGTCGTCGGCATGAGGAAGGTGCCGCCGCGATGA